A genomic region of Eriocheir sinensis breed Jianghai 21 unplaced genomic scaffold, ASM2467909v1 Scaffold1199, whole genome shotgun sequence contains the following coding sequences:
- the LOC126989499 gene encoding homeobox protein H2.0-like, which produces MSGRNVLVHRRTFQNANQAQHHHHHHHQRGHQHHSPPPLRPDHTTTTTTNTRIGYSEGRGRECTQTPTVSYFCCLRPHHPCEGRPADPTLLGNAKKKNRSHS; this is translated from the exons ATGTCAGGTCGCAACGTGTTGGTCCATCGGCGCACCTTCCAGAACGCCAACCaggctcaacaccaccaccaccaccaccaccagcgaggacatcaacaccattcaccaccaccattgaggccagatcacaccaccaccaccaccaccaacaccagg ATTGGCTACAGTGAAGGTCGTGGCAGAGAGTGTACTCAAACTCCTACTGTGAGCTACTTCTGCTGCCTGCGCCCTCACCACCCCTGTGAAGGACGCCCAGCTGACCCAACCCTCCTCG GAAatgcgaagaagaagaacagaagtcaCAGTTGA